A single region of the Asterias amurensis chromosome 19, ASM3211899v1 genome encodes:
- the LOC139951669 gene encoding upstream stimulatory factor 2-like: MDMLEQALEPSGHDKSDQELQGKDDGDMGSASDDPTVIANSGAFSADNIYQFRTDSNGQSQVTYRVVQVDPDANNSNPAVNVVTTTSFPQGAQAVTQVIQSPFSNGDSPTSDNQSGETRFTYFPTSAVATDPTVITQQTESTLANANPAGGQFYVMMSPQDVLQGAAQRTIAPRTHSFAPKIDGARTARDDRRRATHNEVERRRRDKINNWIVRLSKLVPDCATDQSKSQSKGGILSKTCDFINELRSSNARMADTVKEHERVSVDNELLRQQVEELKNENTLLRTQLQQHGIEIVSVAMDNS; the protein is encoded by the exons ATGGATATGTTAGAACAAGCTCTGGAGCCTAG tggACACGACAAAAGTGACCAAGAGCTACAGGGAAAGGATGACG gagaTATGGGATCAGCCTCCGATGACCCAACAGTTATCGCCAACTCAGGAGCTTTTTCAGCAGATAACATT TATCAATTCAGAACAGACAGTAATGGACAGAGTCAAGTAACGTATCGAGTCGTCCAAGTTGATCCCGATGCAAATAACAGTAATCCCGCAGTCAATGTAGTCACAACAACATCATTCCCTCAAGGTGCCCAAGCAGTTACCCAG GTCATCCAGAGTCCGTTTAGTAATGGAGACAGCCCGACATCGGATAACCAATCTGGTGAGACGAGATTCACGTACTTCCCAACGTCGGCCGTCGCTACCGATCCTACCGTCATCACCCAGCAGACAGAGTCGACGTTAGCCAACGCCAACCCAGCTGGAG GTCAGTTCTACGTGATGATGTCACCACAAGATGTCCTCCAAGGAGCTGCACAGAGAACAATAGCTCCTCGAACTCATTCCTTTGCTCC TAAAATCGACGGAGCACGTACTGCAAGAGACGACAGACGAAGAGCGACACATAATGAAGTGGAACGAAGAAGACGAGACAAGATAAATAATTGGATTGTCAGACTTTCAAAACTCGTGCCTGATTGTGCAACGGACCAGTCCAAGTCACAG AGCAAAGGTGGTATTCTCTCAAAAACCTGCGACTTCATCAATGAATTAAGATCCTCCAACGCACGCATGGCAGACACGGTGAAAGAGCACGAGCGTGTCTCCGTCGATAACGAGTTACTACGGCAACAGGTGGAAGAGTTGAAGAATGAAAACACATTGTTGAGGACACAGTTACAGCAACACGGCATTGAGATAGTGAGTGTAGCAATGGACAATTCCTAA
- the LOC139951457 gene encoding uncharacterized protein: protein MPGYGDPTTYYRICSDVPLQAPIGPISDQELLQIAGTLSTDWRMVAVALGLPEFRIGSIERGFPPNERLFAALRDWRAKSLKMNAPHETAVELANVMFELGRDYIGHILIRKYQCALECA from the exons ATGCCAGGCTACGGGGACCCGACAACGTACTACAGAATTTGCTCTGATGTGCCGTTACAGGCGCCTATAG GACCCATCAGTGACCAAGAACTACTTCAAATAGCCGGCACCCTTTCTACAGACTGGCGCATGGTGGCGGTAGCACTTGGTCTCCCTGAATTTCGAATCGGCAGCATCGAAAGAGGTTTCCCTCCGAATGAGCGACTGTTTGCTGCCCTGAGAGACTGGCGGGCGAAGAGTTTGAAAATGAACGCTCCCCATGAAACAGCCGTTGAATTGGCTAACGTTATGTTTGAACTTGGGCGGGATTATATCGGGCATATTTTGATTAGGAAGTATCAATGCGCATTAGAATGCGCTTGA